In Serinicoccus marinus DSM 15273, the genomic stretch CCAGGACGAGCCGAGCCACCGCTCGCTCAGCGACGGGGCGCACCCCGGGGCCGTTGATGTCGATCCCGGCGGCAGCCAGGTGCTCGTGGAGCAGGCGCGCGTAGGGGTCGCGAGCGGCATACAGGACCGCGACGCGGTGCGCGGGAGTGGTCCGCAGGGTCTGCACGACGTCCCGGACGACGCAGCGGACCTCGTCGTCGGAGTCGGACGCGTGCAGGACGCGCTGCACCGTGGGTGGGGTGCGGGGCGGCGGGGGCGGGACGTCGGGCGCGATGGCTGCGACCGACTCGGTCACGGCGGCGTCGGCGCGGGAGTCGCCGGTGTGCCCGGCGACGACGTGGGTGTCGGTGAGCCCGGCGAGCGCCGCTGCCAGGGCGGTCTCGGCGTGGGTGAGGTCCTGTGGCAGGTAGATCACGATGCTGCCGAGCTCGGCCGCACGATCGGCCGTGAGGGTCGCCGCCGCCGTGTGGAGCAGGTCGGTCTCGTCGTAGTGGCCGTCGGCGATCCGCTCTCGCGCTGCGCGGTGGACGCGCACGACCTCGGCGCACAGGCTGCTGGTCCCGGAGACCAGGTCGCACGCGGAGTCGTCCACGTCGCGCAGGTCGTGGTGGGCGCGGGCGAGGGCGCGCGCCGTCGACGGGTGGTCGGCGACCTCCCCGAAGACGCCCGGGTCGTCCAGCAGCACCCCACGGACCGTGGCGCCGACGAACGCGCGGGTGGCCGGTCGGCGGCCGGTGCCGGTGAGCCGTGGTGCGGCGAGCTGCTCGGCCAGCCGGGGGAGGGTGGTGATCCACAGGCCAGCGATGGCCGGCCGGTCGGGATGGAAGCCGCGGGCGAGGTGACGGCGGGCGACGATGCCGGCGATATTGCTCGGGACGACGAGGGTGACGGGATGGAGAGGGTCGTCCTGCTTGAGGTGGGCCACCACCTGGGCGAGGGCGTCCAGCGCAGGTCGGCCGTAGGACGTCCACGTCACGTCTACCGGCACCGGCCCTCCTTCAGTGTCCTGATGACACCGTACACAGACCGCCGAGGGGCGGGCCGACGGGCTGGCGGGTCACGGTGTCGATGCGCTGAGGGCGACCAGCCGGCCTCCTGTCCCCTCGTCGAGCCGCTCCTGGGCCCACTCCAGCACCCCGGACTCCTGCGAGAACAGGATGACCTGCCGCTCGCGTGCGACGTCGGCCAGCAGGTCCAGCAGCGCCACCGTCCGGTGGCGGTCGCACTGCACGGTGACGTCGTCGAGGACGAGCGGCATCGTCTCGCGCGTGTCCAGGTGCTCAACGAGCGCCAGCCGCAGGAGCATGTAGGTCTGCTCGGTCGTGCCCTGCGAGAGGTAGGTGGCGTTGCGCCACGAACCGCTCCGTTCCTGCAGCTCGACGGTCAGCTCCTCGGGGTCGACGCGGACGTCGCGGTAGCGACCACCGGTGACCGAAGGGATCCGTGGCCGCATGGCGGACTCCAACACCGGGGCCAGGCTGCGGTGCGCCTCGCCCTGCGCGGCGTCGAGGTGCTCGACGGCCAGCTCGAGGGTGGCCTTCAGCTCCTCGACCGAGGCGAGCTCGCGCCGCCGGCGCGCCTCCTCCTCGAGCGCGGACGCCAGGTCCTGCTCCTCGCTGCGGAGCGTCCGCAGCCGGCCCTCGGTGCTGGCCCGGCGGGTCGCGGCGTGCTCCACCCGTCGGCCGGCCTCCGCCAGCGCCTGCTCCAGGTCGGGCGGGGCGGGGCGTACCGGCCGTCGCCCCAGCCGGGCACGCAGTTCGTCGGCCCGGGCGGTCAGCTCGTCCAGGGTCACCCCGTCGAGCAGCTGGTCCCGGAGGGACTGCAGCCGGTCCCGGCGCGCGCGTCCCCGGTCGGCGGTCTGCTGCTGCTCCAGCCAGCCACCCAGGAGGGTGGCGGCCCCGTCGGGGTCGTCCCCGTGGTCCTGCCGGAGGTCCCTTGCCAGCGTCAGGAGGGCGGATCGGGTGGTCTCGCGGCGGGCGACCGCCGCCTGGTGCGCCGCCTCCTCGGACCGTCGCGCGGCGAGGGCACTCTCGAGGTCCTCCCGACGTCCTGCCTCGCGGGCGAGTGCGGCACGCTCCTGGCAGCCCTGCTCGTACCGTCGGTACGCCTGGTCCGCGGCCTCGGGTCCTGCCAGCCCGGAGACCTCCTCACCGCGCCCGCCCAGGGCGGCGAGCAGCCGCCCGGCCGTCTCCTCCACCCGCTGCCGGAGCTTCGCGGCCGCGCGACGGCGCTCCCCGGCGGCCCGTCGTGCCCCTTCTCGCTCGTCGACCGCCCGGGCGAGGCTCTGCAGCTCCTCCGGGTCGACGGGCAGCCCGCGCGTCCGCAGCTCGGCGAGGAGCTCCTCACGAGCGGTGTCGAAGGCCGCGGCCTGCTCGGTCCAGCGCGCCCGCCGGGTCACGATGTCCTCCACCCGCGGCGACAGCAGCGGCTCCCCCGGACGGGGGCCGGGGTGGCTCATCTCCGGCGGGCTCGGCGGGTCGGGCGGGGTCGGCGGGGCCGGCCGCTGCGTCTCGGGCTCCGGCTGCTCGGTCGTGGGGGACCGGCGCCCCTTCCCACGCGCTGCGAGTCCCCAGGCGACCAGGGCCAGGCCCAGCACGAGCAGCACGACACCCGTGACGGGCTCCACGACGAGCATGACGAGGCCGACCAGCGCCAGCAGTGCTCCGACGACCAGCTGCCAGGTGCCCCCGCCGGCGCCGGACCGTTCCTGGGCCCGCCGCTCGGCCCGGGTCCGCTGCGCGCTCTCCCAGGCGGTCGACTCCTCCCGGCGCGTCTCGAGCCGGGCCTGGTAGTCCCTCAGCTGCTCCTCGTAGTCCGCCCGGGCCTGCCGGTAGTCCGCCGCCGCCCGCTCGTAGTCCTCCGAGGCCTGGGTCCAGGTGTCCAGCTCCGCGGCATACCTGCTCCGGGCCTCCTCGTGCTCGCCCCGCAGCCGCGCCTCCTGCTCGTCCTCGGCCGGGTCCCACGCGGGGCGGGGGAGCCGCAGACGGTCGGCATACCGCCGCAGCTCGTCGCTGCCGGCGTCGGGCAGCGCAGCCTCGTCCCCCTCCGTCCCGGCGTCCGCCTGGGAGTCCAGGGCGGACACCCCCTGCCGCAGGCTCTCCCACAGCTGCCGCACCTGCGGGTCCGGCGTGGCGTCGCCCGTGGGGGCCTGCGGCAGCTGGGCCAGCTGCTGCTCGAGCTCGACCGTGCCTGGCCCCTCGGGCGCCGGGGGCAGCTCGCCCAGGGTCAGGTATGCCGTGCGCGCCGCGTGCACCCGCTCGCGCAGCTCCGCGGGCGCGGCCTCGGGCACCGTGCCCAGCTCGGCCAGCTCGTTCTCGAACGCGCCGACGCGCGCCGCCCTGTTCTCCAGGGCCTCCAGCTCGGCCCAGCCCTCGAGGGTCTCCAACGCGGTCAGCTCGGCCCGTTCGCGAGTCTCCTCCTCAAGTTGCCGGGTCACCTCGGCCGCCACCCGCCGCAGCTCGTCGCGGGCGGCCCGCAGCCGGTAGGCCTCCTCCGAGGCGGCCTGAAGCTGGGACGTGGCCGCGCGCAGCGGGCGTTGGCCGATGCTCGGACTGCCGACCCTCGTGGACAGCTCGTCCCGGAGGCGTTCGATCACCTGGTGTGCGGTGACGTCGACCGTCTGGCTGGACGCGGCGCGCTGGAGGAACTGCTGCAGCTCGTCGGCCTGCTCGAGGACGCGCAGGACCTCCGCCTGGGGCACGAACGTCGTGGCGCGCAGCGTGCCCCGGGACAGGCCGAAGAGCTGGCCGACGTCGATGTCGTCGCCCGTGGACGGGGGGATGTCGAAGCGCTCCTGCAGCTCACGGGGCGTGAGCGTCCGGGAGGTCTCCAGGTCGATGACACGGGTGCTGCCCTGCTGCAGGTTCTGGGCCACGGCCAGGCGTGCCCCGTCGTCGGTGGTGATCTTCGCCGTCACCTGCCAGCGCGTGCCGCTCCACGGCTTGTGACGGCGACGAAACTCGGTGTCCTCTTTCGTGCCGCGGCCCCGGGACCGGCGCCGTCCGGCCAGGCTGGCGTAGAGCGCGGCCGCCCAGGAGGACTTGCCGCTCTCGTTGAGCCCGTGCACGACGGTCAGCCCCGGGCCCACCTCGAGCTCCGCCCCCTTGAACGGGCCGAAGGCGTCGGCGGTGATGCTGTCGAACCTCATGCCGTCGCCTCCTCGGAGTCCAGGGAGGCAAGACCCAGCGCCAGCGCCTGGTGACGGCGGGCCAGGTCGGGCCCGGGCCCGGCGAGGCGCCGGATGAGCTCGGCCCGGACGGTGCGCTCGGTCGGTACCTCGGGGAAGACGTGCTCCAGGTCGCGCCAGACGATGGTGACGTCCGTGCGGGACGGCTCCCAGCTCAGGGCCGGGGGGACGAGCACACGGGGGCCCACGCGGCCCGTGACCACGACGCGGTCGAGCGGGGCGCAGGCGGCGACCCGGTCGTCGAGGGCAGAGGTCAGTGACGTGACGTCGGCGTGCTCGCCGAGGTCCAGGGTGCGGACGGTGCCCAGGTCGGGGGAGAGCTCGACCTGCTCCACGTGGGGGTCCGCACCGGCGTCGAGGGTGACGACGCAGGCGACGGGCCGGCCGGTGCCGGAGCCCGCCACGAGGGGCGGCACCTCCACGACCCCTGCGGGACGGTCGGGCTGTTCGCCGGGGTGGGGCTCGTCGGAGCGGCCGGCCGAGGGACGGACCGTGGGGCAGGAGGCCGATGCTCCGTCGGCCCGGGTGGTGAGCAGGGCGAGGACGTCGTCAAGGGGCGGCACGGCATACCCCAGGGGTCCTTGGGTCACGACGCGGCCGGTGCCGACCTCGACCTCCACGGTCGCGCCCCCGCCGACCCAGTGCACGGTCCCGGGCCAGGTGGTGAGGGTGTGCGGACGGAAGCCCGTCTCGGCCTCGCTGGCGTCCGGGAGCACGACGACGGGGACCGGCACCGCCTCGAGCACCGCGCGCACGTCGTCGACGGTGGAGCTCCGCACGGTGCCCGGGTCCCAGAGACCGCCCAGCACGGCGAGCGCGTCGACCTGCAGGTCGAGGGTGCGTTGGACGAGTTCGAGCAGCAGACCGGCGCTCGCGTCGCGGAGGGCCTTCCCCACGTCGGGAGCCTCCTCGGGCCACGCCCGGTCGAGGTTCAGCCCGGAGACGGCGAGCAGGCGCACGGTCATGGAGTCCCCCTGTCCGGATAGGGTCGCCCTGTCGTACCGGACCGTACAGGATGAGACGTGGCTGACCAGCAAGGACTCGTGCCAGGGGCGCTCGTGGCCGGGGTCGTCGACGGCGAGACCGTCCGCGTGGTGGCGGTGCGGCACGCCGGGGAGTCGGCCCTGGTCTCCTACGAGCGTGTGACGGGGGAGCGGGGCAGCGCCTTCCTCACCCGGGAGCAGGCCGCCGCGGTCGCGCCGGCCCGGCGGTCGGCGACCTGGGGCGCGTCGTGGTCGGACGTCCGGCTGGGGCTGCTGGCGCTGGCGCTGACCGCCGCGCCGCACGGAGGGTCGCCTGCTCGCGGTCAGCTCCTCCAACATCGCCCCGCTGCCCCACCAGGTGCAGGCCGTCTACCAGGAGATGCTCCCGCACGAGCAGCTGCGCTTCCTGCTGGCGGACGATCCCGGGGCCGGCAAGACGATCATGACCGGGCTCTACCTGAAGGAGACGCTCGCCCTGCAGCGGGCCGGACGGGTGCTGATCGTCGCGCCGGGGAGCCTGACCGAGCAGTGGGTCGAGGAGATGTGGACCAAGTTCGGCCTCGCCTTCGTCGAGCTGGGGACGGAGCACCTCGACCGGAGCGACCCCGCCCGGCCGACAGTCGCCCCGGCGGGGCCGCTGGTCGTGGCCCGGGTGGACCAGCTGGCGCGCAACGTCGACCTGCGGGACGCGGTGCTGAGGACGGGGTTCGACGTCGTGGTCGTCGACGAGGCGCACAAGATGAGCGCGCGCGACTGGGGGTCCAAGACGTTCTTCAGCAAGCGCTACCAGCTGGGGCAGGACCTGGCCTCGGTGGCCGAGCACCTGCTGCTGCTCACCGCGACGCCGCACAACGGCAAGTCCTCGGACTTCCAGCACTTCATGCGCCTGCTGGAGGTCGAGCTGGACCCCGACCGCCCGGTGCTCGAGCAGGCCCCGGTCCGCCGGCTGGTGAAGGAGCAGCTCGTCCACGCCGATGGGAGCCCGCTGTTCCCGCCCCGGGTGGCCTCCACGCTCACCTACGCCATGGCCGGTCCCGAGCGGGTGCTCTACGACGCGGTGACCGAGTACGTCGCCGACGAGATGAACAAGGTCATGGACGACACGGTCCGCCGGCACGTGGGCTTCGCGATGATGGTGCTGCAGCGGCGGCTGGCCTCCTCGCCCGAGGCGATCCTGCGCTCGCTGGAGCGGCGGCTCGACCTGCTCCGCACCCAGCTGGAGCTGGCACGGGAGGCGGAGCAGGACCTGGGTCGGCTGCTGGCGGCGTCGTTGGCGGGTGGTGCCGCGGGGCAGAGGGACGAGGACGAGGAGGTCGACGACGACGCGCAGTCCGACGCGACGTCGGCCCGGACGCCGGCCGAGCTGCAGGGGGAGATCCTCGTCCTCGAACGGCTCGTGGCCAGGGCACGGCAGGTGCGGCAAGAGGGCGTGGACCGCAAGTGGGACGCCCTCGCGGGTCTGCTGACGAGCCCGGACATGACCGACGAACGGGGCTTCCGGCGCAAGATCATCGTCTTCACCGAGCACCGCGACACGTTGGACTACCTGGAGGAGCGGCTGGCGGAGATCGTCCGGCCGGGGGAGCGGGTGGCGGTCATCAGCGGGCTGACGGCCCGGCACGAGCGCCGGCAGGCGCAGCACGACTTCACCCACGACCCGGCCTGCTCGGTGCTGCTGGCGACCGACGCGGCGGGCGAGGGGGTGAACCTGCAGGTGGCCAACCTGATGGTGAACTACGACATCCCCTGGAACCCCAACCGGCTCGAGCAGCGGTTCGGTCGCATCCACCGGATCGGCCAGGAACGCACCTGCCACCTGTGGAACCTCGTCGCGGCCGACACCCGTGAGGGTGCCGTCTTCGAGACCCTGCTGGGCAAGCTGCAGGTGCAGCGGGACGCCCTGGGGGACCGGGTCTTCGACGTGCTGGGCGACGTGCTGTCCGGTGCGGACCTGAGCCGGATCCTCACCCAGGCGGTGCGGGGCACCTCGGCCGGTGACGGGCTGGACGTGCTGTCGGACCGGCTGGACCGTGGTCTGGCGGAGGAGGTGCAGCGGCGGGCGGCCAGCACGACCGAGTTCACCCAGGAGGACCTCGAGCTGATTCAGCGGCAGCTGGCCTGGGCGCGCAGGCTCGACCCGCAGGTGTCGACGGTGCCGGAGTTCGCCCGGCGGGCGCTGCGCCGCTACGGGGCGGAGGTCCACGAGGTGGGCCGGGGCGTGTGGTCCGTGCCTTACGTGCCGGCGGTGCTGGCCGAGGTCCCGGGGGTGGAGCGGCACTACCGGCGGCTCCACCTGGACCGTGCCGGGCTGGACGACGAGGTGGGGGCCAGCCAGTTCCTGGCGCCGGGCCATCCATTGCTGACGGCGCTCACGCGCCAGGTGCTGGACGACCTCGCCGAGGCGATGGTGGACGGGGTGATGCTGGTGGACCTGACGGCCGCGGCCGACTACCTCCTGGTGACCACGACGGAGGACGGTTACCCCAGGACTTGGCGGGTCGAACGAGACGGTGGCCGAGACGAGGTGGCGGTGGGGGCTGCCCTGGAGCTGACGCCTCATGCGTCGGTGGACCGTGCCTGGGCCATCGAGCTGGCGGAGACGACCGGGGCGGTCGGTCCGGAGACTGTCGCCGTCGTGGCCGTCCGTGGGACGGGCAGCGAGGCGGAGGTGGGGGACCGGGAGAGACGGTTGGCGGAGCTGACTGCAAAGTCGGCGGCGGAGGGGGCCGTCGTCAGGGGTCGACAGGGGGAGGGGTTCGACCTGGCGGTGGAGAGAGGGCCGTGCGTGGAGTTCGTGCGGCTGGGCGGTGATGTGGCCACAACCCGCTGAGGGCGGTCGGACGCCTAGTCGATGGCTCCGCGAACGTCGGTCGCGAGTGCGTCTCATACGCGTCCGCCACCGTGGTGCAGAAGGCCCACAGCGGCTCGATCCTCTCTGGAGTCAGCCATCCAGGCTCGGTACGCGCCTGTCGTTCCGTGCCGCCGAAGCCGAACAGGGCGTCCGCACGGGCGCGGAACTCGTCCGTCGTGAGGGCGGGCACGGACACGCCACTGTTCTGCCCCGCGTAGGAGCTGAACGGCACCATGACACGACCGTCGGTGTAGAGCGCGACGACCGTGCGAGTGCCACTCACCGCCGGTCCGCGGGCCTCCAGGACCACGTGAGTCGGTCCTAGCCGGCGCCGGTGGCCCGCGGCCTCCCACCGGTCGAGGATCGCGCGAACTGTTGTAGCGGTCTCATCCGAGTCGAACTGCTCCCAGAACTGTGTCAGCGAGGCGGGCCGTTCCTCCTGCTTGGCTCGTTCGACGGTGGCGGTGAACTGGTTCGGCTGCACGACAGCCGTGAAGAGCGGTGCCCAGGGGCCGTCGTCCACCCGCACTGCTCGCGCCTCCACCAGCCACACGGCGATCCCTCGCTCAGGGTCCAGTTCCCGTATGTCGTTGAGGTACTGCGCGACGGCACGGAACTCGTCGCGATGTTCCTCGGCCACGAGAACCAGCCCACGGGCGTCTCGTGCGACGGCGTAGGCCAGCCCACGCGTGAGGTGGTCGTGGTCCGCACGGCCGTACTGGTTCTCGATGACGAG encodes the following:
- a CDS encoding ATP-binding protein produces the protein MRFDSITADAFGPFKGAELEVGPGLTVVHGLNESGKSSWAAALYASLAGRRRSRGRGTKEDTEFRRRHKPWSGTRWQVTAKITTDDGARLAVAQNLQQGSTRVIDLETSRTLTPRELQERFDIPPSTGDDIDVGQLFGLSRGTLRATTFVPQAEVLRVLEQADELQQFLQRAASSQTVDVTAHQVIERLRDELSTRVGSPSIGQRPLRAATSQLQAASEEAYRLRAARDELRRVAAEVTRQLEEETRERAELTALETLEGWAELEALENRAARVGAFENELAELGTVPEAAPAELRERVHAARTAYLTLGELPPAPEGPGTVELEQQLAQLPQAPTGDATPDPQVRQLWESLRQGVSALDSQADAGTEGDEAALPDAGSDELRRYADRLRLPRPAWDPAEDEQEARLRGEHEEARSRYAAELDTWTQASEDYERAAADYRQARADYEEQLRDYQARLETRREESTAWESAQRTRAERRAQERSGAGGGTWQLVVGALLALVGLVMLVVEPVTGVVLLVLGLALVAWGLAARGKGRRSPTTEQPEPETQRPAPPTPPDPPSPPEMSHPGPRPGEPLLSPRVEDIVTRRARWTEQAAAFDTAREELLAELRTRGLPVDPEELQSLARAVDEREGARRAAGERRRAAAKLRQRVEETAGRLLAALGGRGEEVSGLAGPEAADQAYRRYEQGCQERAALAREAGRREDLESALAARRSEEAAHQAAVARRETTRSALLTLARDLRQDHGDDPDGAATLLGGWLEQQQTADRGRARRDRLQSLRDQLLDGVTLDELTARADELRARLGRRPVRPAPPDLEQALAEAGRRVEHAATRRASTEGRLRTLRSEEQDLASALEEEARRRRELASVEELKATLELAVEHLDAAQGEAHRSLAPVLESAMRPRIPSVTGGRYRDVRVDPEELTVELQERSGSWRNATYLSQGTTEQTYMLLRLALVEHLDTRETMPLVLDDVTVQCDRHRTVALLDLLADVARERQVILFSQESGVLEWAQERLDEGTGGRLVALSASTP
- a CDS encoding helicase-related protein, coding for MPHQVQAVYQEMLPHEQLRFLLADDPGAGKTIMTGLYLKETLALQRAGRVLIVAPGSLTEQWVEEMWTKFGLAFVELGTEHLDRSDPARPTVAPAGPLVVARVDQLARNVDLRDAVLRTGFDVVVVDEAHKMSARDWGSKTFFSKRYQLGQDLASVAEHLLLLTATPHNGKSSDFQHFMRLLEVELDPDRPVLEQAPVRRLVKEQLVHADGSPLFPPRVASTLTYAMAGPERVLYDAVTEYVADEMNKVMDDTVRRHVGFAMMVLQRRLASSPEAILRSLERRLDLLRTQLELAREAEQDLGRLLAASLAGGAAGQRDEDEEVDDDAQSDATSARTPAELQGEILVLERLVARARQVRQEGVDRKWDALAGLLTSPDMTDERGFRRKIIVFTEHRDTLDYLEERLAEIVRPGERVAVISGLTARHERRQAQHDFTHDPACSVLLATDAAGEGVNLQVANLMVNYDIPWNPNRLEQRFGRIHRIGQERTCHLWNLVAADTREGAVFETLLGKLQVQRDALGDRVFDVLGDVLSGADLSRILTQAVRGTSAGDGLDVLSDRLDRGLAEEVQRRAASTTEFTQEDLELIQRQLAWARRLDPQVSTVPEFARRALRRYGAEVHEVGRGVWSVPYVPAVLAEVPGVERHYRRLHLDRAGLDDEVGASQFLAPGHPLLTALTRQVLDDLAEAMVDGVMLVDLTAAADYLLVTTTEDGYPRTWRVERDGGRDEVAVGAALELTPHASVDRAWAIELAETTGAVGPETVAVVAVRGTGSEAEVGDRERRLAELTAKSAAEGAVVRGRQGEGFDLAVERGPCVEFVRLGGDVATTR